One window of the Capnocytophaga haemolytica genome contains the following:
- a CDS encoding lysylphosphatidylglycerol synthase transmembrane domain-containing protein: MMKLLKIIFPILLGIFFCWYAYQQFTASQLSDIKETFLKANYFYIALAVLLGFLSDLSRAVRWDLLLRPLGYKTKTLHRVMAVFIGYLVNVTIPRSGELSRALLISNYDAVPFEKSLGTIISERVIDLLLLFISTLLAFIFQFDVISEFLLSKIPFQKLLILGIVSVIVVVVFFYLIYTSTNRFFLKIKVFLSGIKDGVLSILKLKRKGLFLLHTLFIWGMYFLMFYIPFFALPETSNVGIPNILTAFVVGSFAVAFTNGGFGSYPFFIAEVLALFGISTVVGTAFGWIVWTSQFVMTLLLGGISFLLIPLLKKKIT; this comes from the coding sequence ATAATGAAACTCCTAAAAATTATATTCCCTATCTTATTAGGGATATTTTTTTGTTGGTACGCATACCAACAGTTTACAGCATCTCAACTTTCTGATATAAAAGAAACTTTTTTAAAAGCTAATTATTTTTATATAGCTTTGGCAGTACTCTTAGGCTTCCTAAGTGATTTATCAAGAGCTGTACGTTGGGATTTACTTCTTAGACCATTGGGTTATAAAACAAAAACACTTCATAGGGTGATGGCTGTTTTTATAGGCTATTTGGTAAATGTTACTATTCCTCGTTCAGGAGAGCTTTCTCGTGCTTTGTTGATAAGCAATTATGATGCTGTTCCTTTTGAGAAATCATTAGGGACAATTATTTCAGAACGTGTAATTGACTTACTACTTCTATTCATTTCTACTTTATTAGCCTTTATTTTTCAGTTCGATGTGATTAGTGAGTTCTTACTCTCAAAAATACCTTTTCAGAAACTTTTAATTTTAGGTATTGTATCCGTTATTGTAGTTGTAGTATTCTTTTACTTGATATATACTTCTACAAATAGGTTCTTTTTAAAGATAAAAGTTTTTTTGAGTGGTATTAAAGATGGTGTACTTTCTATACTTAAACTCAAGCGAAAAGGTCTATTTTTACTTCATACCCTTTTTATATGGGGAATGTATTTTCTAATGTTTTATATACCTTTTTTTGCATTACCAGAAACTTCAAATGTAGGTATTCCTAATATACTTACAGCCTTTGTAGTAGGAAGTTTTGCCGTTGCCTTTACTAATGGAGGGTTTGGTTCTTATCCTTTCTTTATTGCAGAAGTATTAGCACTTTTTGGTATTTCGACAGTGGTAGGGACTGCTTTTGGATGGATTGTATGGACGTCACAATTTGTGATGACACTTCTTTTAGGAGGGATTTCTTTTCTACTGATTCCGTTGTTGAAAAAGAAAATAACTTAG
- a CDS encoding shikimate kinase, whose amino-acid sequence MKIILIGYMGSGKTTLGKALSLKKNVPFIDLDQYIEMKEGASVRRIFKDRGEIYFRKIESYYLSELLASQEDFVLAVGGGTPCFGNNMQLITDSTEMVVYLKYQPKSLAERLLQEKHLRPLIADIVDTDLEDFIRKHLFDRNPFYMQAKYHIPMDGLTDVEGLKAIERVIDAPKSSSI is encoded by the coding sequence ATGAAGATAATTTTAATAGGTTATATGGGAAGTGGAAAAACGACTCTTGGAAAAGCCCTTTCACTTAAGAAAAACGTTCCTTTTATCGACTTAGATCAGTATATAGAGATGAAAGAAGGTGCCTCAGTAAGACGTATTTTTAAGGATAGAGGTGAGATCTATTTCCGTAAGATAGAGTCGTACTACCTGAGTGAACTCTTAGCTTCTCAAGAGGATTTTGTACTTGCTGTAGGGGGAGGCACCCCTTGTTTTGGGAATAATATGCAACTTATCACAGATAGTACTGAAATGGTTGTCTACCTGAAATATCAACCTAAGTCGTTAGCTGAGCGTCTGCTGCAAGAGAAACATCTTCGTCCATTGATAGCAGATATAGTAGATACAGATTTAGAGGACTTTATCCGTAAGCACCTATTTGATAGGAATCCCTTTTATATGCAGGCTAAGTATCACATTCCTATGGATGGGCTTACTGATGTAGAAGGACTGAAAGCTATTGAAAGGGTAATAGATGCCCCAAAAAGCTCTTCTATATGA
- a CDS encoding tetratricopeptide repeat protein, which yields MRRILYIILIVLLPFLGFSQAESNEALFSKSIENYGKGDYQQAIYGYQAILKSGYESSSLYYNMANAYYKLNHVPESIYYYEKALKLNPENKEARTNLVFANQMRVDAITPLPQTWLRKLSNRIISLFSLNVWATYSIIGVWLFVFSFLLYYFIEKTTLKRLFFTLMLFTVIFTAGTYFIANTHKNRVENEKFAILFDKTVRLFAEPNAYSTEVASLHEGTKVEIIEQQNDWLKVKLANGKIGWTKESVLKII from the coding sequence ATGAGACGAATATTATATATAATACTTATAGTTTTACTGCCGTTCTTGGGGTTTTCACAAGCTGAGAGCAATGAAGCATTATTCTCAAAATCAATAGAAAACTACGGCAAAGGAGATTACCAACAGGCGATCTATGGTTATCAAGCTATCTTGAAATCAGGATATGAATCTTCCTCGTTGTATTATAATATGGCAAATGCCTATTATAAGCTCAATCACGTGCCCGAAAGTATTTATTATTATGAGAAAGCTCTAAAACTTAACCCTGAAAATAAAGAAGCAAGGACCAACTTAGTTTTTGCCAACCAAATGAGGGTAGATGCAATCACCCCCCTACCTCAGACGTGGCTAAGGAAACTATCAAATAGGATTATCTCCTTGTTCTCACTAAATGTATGGGCAACCTACTCCATTATTGGGGTTTGGCTATTTGTGTTTAGCTTTCTACTGTATTATTTCATTGAAAAAACAACTTTGAAAAGACTGTTTTTTACGCTAATGCTCTTTACAGTTATCTTTACCGCAGGAACTTACTTTATAGCAAATACTCATAAGAATAGAGTTGAGAATGAGAAATTTGCAATTCTATTTGATAAAACTGTACGTCTTTTTGCTGAACCTAATGCCTATAGCACAGAGGTAGCTTCCTTACACGAAGGCACAAAAGTAGAAATTATTGAACAGCAGAATGATTGGCTAAAAGTCAAATTAGCCAATGGCAAAATAGGTTGGACAAAAGAGAGCGTTCTAAAAATCATATAG
- a CDS encoding BatD family protein gives MKYKLVLFITFLFHTLYAQNVEFKATVSKNHLGANERLRIEFSMNKDGDNFVAPNFQGFTVVMGPSQSISRSWINGVSSFSKTYIYILQPNSKGNFTIQPASIEIDGRTYKTNPIQITVSAAVNNPSIDRTSRDIANDNIFLLAEVSKANPYLSEAVSVTYRLYVGGEVALSELRGVNVPKYTNFWSQDINFPEYKIENCTYQGRQYRCIVVKKVVLYPQKVGNITLDPFTLEATLNVPTSQRDFFGRPMYEQVRRRITSGGKTLEVRNLPEEGKPENFSGAVGEFSFDVNASKHTLKAGESLQLKVQVLGSGNLKLFEMPKPTFPSSLEVYSPEQKEDINTSLAGMRGRVEQAYTIVPQYKGKYPISGLSFSYFNPNTGKYVTLKTDDIWIDVTDGPISENKRMDNEQGNLSEKQFKGVQSYANLQPKNKTLFFGSVPYYLCLLLPLCIIPIVLLLWYVKQKREGDIQGTKARLANRLAKKYLSEAKQKLNDKSTFYEALERALHNYLKAKLKIETSEMSKEKITDLLLEKHAEASTVNSFIQLLSNCEIHRYSQQHTEASLTKDFQEAIRVISDLDKQVKK, from the coding sequence ATGAAATACAAATTAGTACTCTTTATAACTTTTCTCTTTCACACCCTGTACGCTCAGAATGTAGAGTTCAAGGCAACCGTGAGCAAAAACCACTTAGGTGCCAACGAACGCCTGCGAATCGAGTTCTCAATGAACAAAGATGGCGACAACTTCGTAGCACCGAATTTTCAGGGATTTACCGTCGTTATGGGACCCTCACAGTCCATTTCGCGCTCGTGGATCAATGGAGTGAGTAGCTTTTCAAAAACATATATTTATATCTTACAACCCAATTCCAAAGGAAATTTCACCATCCAACCTGCAAGCATCGAAATTGATGGGCGAACTTATAAAACAAACCCCATACAAATCACAGTTTCCGCAGCGGTAAACAACCCTTCTATCGACCGAACAAGTAGAGATATTGCTAATGACAATATATTCCTATTAGCCGAAGTATCAAAAGCAAATCCATACCTGAGTGAGGCTGTAAGTGTCACCTACCGCTTATACGTAGGCGGAGAAGTTGCTCTAAGTGAATTGCGAGGCGTAAATGTACCTAAGTACACTAACTTCTGGAGTCAAGATATCAACTTTCCCGAATATAAGATAGAAAACTGTACTTACCAAGGAAGGCAATATCGCTGTATTGTAGTGAAAAAAGTAGTGCTATACCCTCAGAAAGTTGGTAATATCACCCTTGATCCATTCACTTTAGAGGCTACACTAAACGTCCCTACCTCACAACGCGACTTCTTTGGCAGACCGATGTATGAGCAAGTAAGAAGGCGTATTACTTCAGGAGGAAAGACTTTGGAGGTAAGAAACCTACCTGAGGAAGGAAAACCAGAGAACTTCTCAGGAGCTGTGGGTGAGTTCTCATTTGATGTGAACGCTTCAAAGCACACACTCAAAGCTGGAGAAAGTTTACAACTTAAAGTACAAGTATTAGGTAGCGGCAACCTCAAGCTATTTGAAATGCCTAAACCAACCTTCCCCTCATCATTAGAAGTATACTCACCTGAGCAAAAAGAGGATATCAACACCTCACTGGCAGGAATGCGAGGACGTGTAGAGCAGGCTTACACCATAGTGCCTCAGTACAAGGGAAAATACCCTATCTCAGGATTATCCTTCTCCTACTTTAACCCTAACACAGGAAAATACGTAACCCTCAAAACAGACGATATCTGGATAGATGTAACCGATGGACCTATTTCGGAGAACAAACGGATGGATAACGAACAAGGCAACTTATCCGAAAAACAATTCAAAGGAGTGCAAAGCTATGCTAACCTGCAACCCAAAAACAAAACCTTGTTCTTCGGCTCTGTACCTTATTATCTTTGCTTATTGTTGCCTCTGTGCATCATCCCAATAGTTCTATTACTTTGGTACGTAAAACAGAAACGAGAAGGAGATATCCAAGGTACCAAAGCACGCTTGGCAAACCGCTTAGCAAAGAAATATCTAAGTGAAGCCAAACAGAAACTAAATGATAAGAGTACTTTCTACGAAGCGTTAGAACGTGCTTTACACAATTATCTAAAAGCAAAATTAAAGATTGAAACTTCTGAGATGAGCAAAGAAAAGATAACCGACTTACTGCTCGAGAAACACGCTGAGGCTTCAACAGTAAATAGCTTTATCCAGTTGCTGAGCAATTGTGAAATACATCGCTACTCACAGCAGCACACAGAGGCTTCTCTAACCAAAGATTTTCAAGAGGCTATTCGTGTTATTTCAGACTTAGACAAACAAGTAAAGAAATAA
- a CDS encoding tetratricopeptide repeat protein produces the protein MRLRIFYIATLISLITFAQEKENKELKKAIERSKKYTYEGNNSLKAKKQVQAEVDYRNAIAENKDNATAQYNLGTMYYQQKSYGEAFLRLKNAATANGISPEEKHKAFHNLGNTFMKEKAYDKAVDAYKEALRNKPYDEETRYNLAVAKEMLKKNPPPPNNQKDNKNNQQNQNQNQNNQNNQQNQQNQNNNNNNNQQNQNNQQNQDKKDNRDNKDKKDNNQDKNDKQNQQNKDKDKGDQQKNQNQDPQQRDENSKGEGRPRPSSISPQQMERILEAMNNEERKTQEKVNAQKVKATRSRAEKDW, from the coding sequence ATGAGATTAAGAATATTTTATATTGCAACCCTGATAAGCCTTATCACTTTTGCTCAGGAGAAGGAAAATAAAGAACTCAAAAAGGCTATAGAACGCTCGAAGAAGTACACCTACGAAGGAAATAACTCGCTGAAAGCTAAAAAGCAGGTTCAAGCTGAGGTGGACTATCGCAATGCCATCGCTGAGAATAAAGACAATGCCACAGCACAGTACAACTTGGGCACGATGTATTACCAGCAGAAAAGTTACGGAGAAGCATTCCTACGCTTGAAGAATGCAGCAACCGCAAATGGAATAAGCCCTGAGGAAAAACACAAAGCGTTCCACAACCTCGGAAATACTTTTATGAAGGAAAAAGCCTATGACAAGGCTGTCGATGCTTATAAAGAAGCCTTACGCAATAAACCCTATGATGAGGAAACACGTTATAACTTAGCTGTAGCTAAAGAGATGCTGAAGAAGAATCCTCCACCACCAAACAACCAAAAAGACAACAAGAACAATCAACAAAACCAAAACCAAAATCAGAACAACCAAAATAACCAACAGAATCAGCAGAACCAAAATAACAATAATAACAACAACCAACAAAACCAGAATAATCAGCAAAATCAAGATAAGAAGGATAATAGGGACAACAAAGATAAAAAGGATAATAACCAAGATAAGAACGACAAACAAAACCAGCAAAATAAAGACAAGGATAAGGGCGATCAGCAAAAAAATCAAAACCAAGACCCTCAGCAAAGAGATGAAAATAGCAAAGGAGAGGGCAGACCGCGCCCTTCGTCCATCTCTCCTCAGCAAATGGAGCGTATCTTAGAGGCAATGAATAACGAAGAGCGCAAAACGCAAGAAAAAGTCAATGCTCAAAAAGTAAAAGCCACACGCTCAAGAGCTGAAAAAGATTGGTAG
- a CDS encoding VWA domain-containing protein, which produces MIHIDNKTYLWLISVIALLLIIFVISQLRKRKMQKQFASEKLLRRLAPDRSGFKPWVKWGLLSLVVLLLSVALANPKMGTKIETVKREGVDIVFAIDVSKSMLAQDVAPNRLEKAKRIVFETINSLKGDRVGIVAYAASAYPLLPLTTDHSAAKMFLQSMNTDMLSSQGTAIQEAIRMGSQFFDEKSKTARLLIVLSDGEDHEMGATEIASEAQNNGVHIYTIGVGTEKGAPIPLGRGGDTQNYKRDRNGEVVITKLNPELLMQIAQNAGGSYINGDNTKAVVEKIDKILSGTDKSEFEAQQFVDYKDQFQWFLAGAILLLVLDLFIFEKKTAWVKKLNLFNEKKD; this is translated from the coding sequence ATGATACATATCGACAATAAAACATACCTGTGGCTCATATCAGTAATAGCTTTATTGCTGATTATTTTTGTGATTTCGCAACTACGCAAAAGAAAAATGCAGAAGCAGTTTGCCTCGGAGAAGTTGCTCAGACGCTTGGCGCCCGACCGCTCTGGGTTTAAGCCTTGGGTAAAATGGGGATTGCTATCGCTGGTAGTGTTATTGCTCAGTGTAGCCTTGGCAAACCCTAAGATGGGCACCAAAATTGAGACTGTGAAACGCGAAGGCGTGGATATTGTCTTCGCCATTGATGTTTCGAAGAGTATGCTCGCACAAGACGTAGCCCCCAACCGATTGGAGAAGGCCAAGCGCATTGTATTTGAGACGATCAACTCACTAAAAGGCGACCGCGTTGGTATCGTGGCTTACGCTGCCAGTGCTTATCCACTCTTGCCGCTCACTACCGACCACTCCGCCGCAAAGATGTTCTTGCAAAGTATGAATACAGATATGCTTTCCTCACAAGGAACAGCCATTCAGGAAGCTATACGTATGGGCAGCCAATTCTTTGACGAGAAAAGCAAGACGGCACGCCTACTAATTGTGCTTTCTGATGGCGAAGACCACGAAATGGGCGCCACCGAGATAGCTTCAGAGGCGCAAAACAATGGAGTGCACATCTACACCATAGGTGTGGGCACCGAAAAAGGAGCTCCGATACCACTGGGGAGAGGTGGTGACACTCAGAACTATAAACGCGACCGCAACGGCGAGGTAGTTATCACCAAGCTCAACCCTGAATTGCTGATGCAGATAGCCCAGAACGCTGGTGGCAGTTATATCAATGGCGACAACACTAAGGCAGTAGTCGAAAAGATAGATAAAATACTCTCTGGCACTGATAAGAGCGAGTTCGAAGCACAGCAATTTGTCGACTACAAAGATCAATTTCAGTGGTTCTTAGCTGGAGCTATCCTCTTATTGGTGTTAGACTTGTTTATCTTTGAAAAGAAAACCGCTTGGGTAAAGAAACTCAACCTATTCAATGAAAAGAAGGACTAA
- a CDS encoding threonine aldolase family protein — protein sequence MKIAFKNDYSEGAHPSILERLVQTNPIQQAGYGFDEYTLAAKARIAALLDNPESQIYFVCGGTQTNLLVISHLLRPYESVIACDSGHIVDTEAGAIEATGHKIHLVPSINGKIQCEDIRKVVAHFGEPPHQVKPRLVYISNATELGSIYTLSELKAIYNTCHELGLLLFVDGARLAHALNAVGNDIHWVDLTRYTDAFYIGGTKNGALLGEAIVLNKKELQIGFDYYIKQKGALLAKGRLLGIQFLELFENDLLNQLARHANEQADRIRQKLIEKGVKFLSDSPTNQLFPILTNAQVSHLDERFEFYHWAVIDPDHTAIRLICSWATTTEEVDQLLNTIDECF from the coding sequence ATGAAAATAGCATTCAAAAATGATTATTCAGAAGGGGCACACCCCTCTATTTTAGAGCGTTTGGTGCAAACCAACCCCATTCAGCAAGCTGGTTACGGCTTCGATGAGTATACCCTTGCGGCAAAAGCACGTATTGCAGCGCTGTTAGATAATCCTGAAAGCCAAATATACTTTGTTTGTGGCGGCACACAGACTAATCTACTGGTAATAAGCCATCTGTTACGCCCTTATGAGAGTGTCATTGCCTGCGATTCTGGGCATATAGTCGATACGGAGGCTGGCGCTATTGAGGCGACGGGACACAAAATACACTTGGTGCCGTCCATCAATGGGAAAATACAGTGTGAGGACATCCGCAAAGTAGTAGCACATTTCGGCGAGCCACCTCATCAAGTGAAACCGCGGCTGGTATACATCTCCAACGCTACTGAATTGGGCTCTATCTATACGCTCAGCGAGCTAAAAGCGATCTACAACACCTGTCACGAGCTTGGGTTGCTCCTCTTTGTGGATGGGGCACGCTTGGCGCACGCACTCAATGCCGTGGGCAATGATATTCACTGGGTGGACTTAACGCGTTACACCGACGCTTTCTATATCGGCGGCACCAAGAACGGGGCATTGCTTGGCGAGGCTATCGTGCTCAACAAAAAGGAACTACAAATAGGCTTCGACTATTATATCAAGCAGAAAGGCGCACTGCTGGCAAAGGGACGTTTGCTCGGGATACAGTTTTTAGAGCTCTTCGAGAACGATTTGCTAAATCAGTTGGCGCGCCACGCTAACGAGCAAGCCGACCGCATACGCCAGAAGCTCATTGAGAAAGGTGTGAAGTTCCTCTCCGACTCACCGACCAACCAACTCTTCCCTATACTCACCAACGCACAAGTCTCGCACCTCGATGAGCGCTTTGAGTTCTATCATTGGGCAGTAATAGACCCCGACCACACAGCCATTAGGCTCATCTGCTCTTGGGCGACCACCACCGAGGAAGTCGATCAGCTACTCAACACCATCGACGAATGTTTTTAA
- a CDS encoding SprT-like domain-containing protein, which produces MNEILAKYLPMNAVMPCFELIREKNIYLKIVSERKTRHGDYRRLSSGQHLITMNATTNKYRFLITFVHEVAHLVAFETYGKRIKPHGAEWKYTFRQLMIPFIVPEVFPKQLLGVLQRHFRNPTASSDVDSALAIALKQYDAVSDLSFIYEIPIGSTFRTKDGRIFRKGQRRIKCYDCIELSTGRKYIFQPHAEVELIKS; this is translated from the coding sequence ATGAATGAAATACTTGCTAAATACTTACCGATGAATGCTGTAATGCCTTGTTTTGAGCTCATTAGAGAGAAAAACATATACCTTAAGATCGTCAGCGAGCGCAAAACGCGTCACGGCGATTACCGAAGGTTGTCGAGCGGACAACATCTCATCACGATGAATGCCACTACTAATAAGTACCGATTTTTGATTACTTTTGTGCACGAAGTAGCTCACTTGGTGGCGTTTGAAACCTACGGGAAGCGTATCAAGCCTCACGGTGCGGAGTGGAAATACACTTTCAGGCAGCTGATGATTCCTTTCATCGTGCCCGAAGTATTCCCGAAGCAGCTTTTAGGGGTCTTGCAGCGCCATTTTCGCAACCCAACGGCAAGCAGTGATGTCGATTCCGCCTTGGCGATTGCCTTGAAGCAGTACGATGCGGTGAGCGACCTGAGCTTCATATACGAAATCCCCATCGGGAGCACCTTTCGTACTAAGGACGGGCGCATCTTCCGCAAAGGACAACGCCGCATCAAATGTTATGACTGTATCGAGCTGAGTACAGGCAGAAAATATATATTCCAGCCCCACGCCGAAGTGGAGCTAATTAAAAGTTAG
- a CDS encoding mannose-1-phosphate guanylyltransferase, which produces MMNNYYAVIMAGGVGSRFWPVSTTAYPKQFHDMLGAGQTLLQRTFARLHKFIPKENILILTNERYKDLVEEQIPDILPRNLVLEPCMRNTAPCILYAAMKVRKRNPNAVMIVAPSDHWIEDEKTFMDNVITCFNDAQKADKLLTLGIVPTYPNTGYGYIQYENDDPSAIKKVIQFREKPDYQTAKSFLSQGNFLWNAGIFIWSIKSVLGAFKKYQRAMYDLFLQGEEVFNTEDESDFIAKTYHFADNISVDYAILEPSTNIYVLPARFDWNDLGTWGSLYERMPKDDCKNAVINAHTLLSEAENNIIRSDSHKYIVIDGLKDYIIVDKDDVLLIYPKAKEQNIKEIVSQVKKQWGIH; this is translated from the coding sequence ATGATGAACAATTACTATGCTGTGATTATGGCTGGCGGCGTTGGATCGCGCTTCTGGCCAGTGAGCACCACCGCTTACCCAAAGCAATTCCACGATATGCTGGGGGCAGGGCAGACGCTTCTGCAACGCACCTTCGCCCGCCTGCATAAATTTATCCCCAAGGAGAACATACTGATCCTCACCAATGAGCGCTACAAGGATTTGGTGGAAGAGCAGATCCCCGACATACTGCCGCGCAACCTCGTGCTCGAGCCGTGTATGCGCAATACGGCTCCGTGCATCCTCTACGCGGCTATGAAGGTGCGAAAGCGCAACCCCAACGCCGTGATGATAGTCGCACCCTCCGACCACTGGATCGAGGACGAGAAAACCTTTATGGACAATGTGATTACTTGCTTTAACGATGCCCAAAAGGCCGATAAATTACTCACTCTGGGTATTGTGCCTACCTATCCGAACACGGGCTATGGGTACATCCAGTATGAAAATGACGACCCCAGCGCTATCAAAAAGGTGATCCAGTTCCGCGAGAAACCCGATTACCAGACTGCCAAGAGCTTTCTCTCACAAGGCAACTTCCTCTGGAATGCGGGCATCTTCATTTGGAGTATAAAAAGCGTGCTCGGCGCCTTTAAGAAATACCAGCGCGCTATGTACGACCTCTTTTTGCAGGGTGAAGAGGTGTTTAATACCGAAGATGAAAGCGATTTTATAGCTAAAACATACCATTTTGCCGATAATATATCGGTAGATTACGCCATTTTAGAGCCTTCGACCAATATCTATGTGCTTCCAGCGCGTTTTGATTGGAACGATCTCGGCACTTGGGGCTCTCTTTACGAAAGAATGCCCAAAGACGACTGTAAAAATGCCGTAATCAACGCTCACACACTCCTTTCGGAGGCTGAAAACAACATTATTCGTTCCGATTCACACAAATATATCGTTATCGATGGACTAAAAGACTATATTATAGTCGATAAAGACGATGTGCTACTCATTTACCCCAAGGCAAAAGAGCAAAACATCAAAGAAATAGTAAGCCAAGTAAAAAAACAATGGGGTATACATTGA
- a CDS encoding retropepsin-like aspartic protease, whose amino-acid sequence MGYTLKNILTAQGYTSIKLELGTTQHFILEAKINGIAGRFILDTGASNTCVGTQMDSHFKLRTEASEVKATGAGTSDMETHLSLSNLLEIGTAKMQRTPIILFDLTHVNNALQQRDTPLVHGIIGADILLKKKAIIDYAHKRLYLMGKKKKS is encoded by the coding sequence ATGGGGTATACATTGAAAAACATCCTGACCGCGCAGGGCTACACCAGCATTAAGTTAGAGCTCGGCACCACGCAACACTTCATCTTAGAGGCAAAGATCAACGGCATTGCGGGGAGGTTCATTTTAGATACGGGCGCCTCCAACACCTGTGTCGGCACACAGATGGATAGCCACTTTAAGCTCCGCACCGAAGCCTCGGAGGTCAAAGCCACTGGGGCGGGTACCAGCGATATGGAAACGCACCTATCGCTGAGCAACCTTTTGGAAATCGGCACTGCAAAAATGCAGCGTACACCCATCATCCTCTTTGATCTGACCCACGTAAACAATGCTTTGCAACAGCGCGACACACCACTGGTGCATGGCATCATAGGGGCGGATATCCTCCTGAAGAAAAAAGCCATTATCGACTATGCTCACAAACGCCTTTACCTGATGGGAAAAAAGAAAAAATCTTAA
- a CDS encoding M48 family metallopeptidase, whose product MKRITLIALLLTAFSCKTNPFTGKSTLNFMPNSTVFPMAFSQYSQFLSENKVVKGTKDAEMVKRVGQRIAKAAQLWLDANGYKGYLDDYRWEYNLVQDKQVNAWCMPGGKIVVYTGILPITQTEAGLAVVMGHEVAHALADHGAQRMSASTLQQIGLLAGSVALQSSKYASLTNEFGLAYGLATQVGVMLPFSRSNETEADAIGIQIMAIAGYDPAEAPELWKRMSAQSGGGSGSALLSTHPTNESRIRNLTALVPKARAEAAKFGVTSFQ is encoded by the coding sequence ATAAAGAGAATTACTTTAATAGCACTACTACTAACGGCTTTCTCGTGTAAGACGAATCCGTTTACAGGGAAGAGTACCTTGAATTTTATGCCCAATAGCACCGTCTTTCCGATGGCTTTTAGTCAGTATTCGCAGTTTTTGAGTGAGAATAAGGTGGTGAAGGGCACTAAGGATGCTGAGATGGTCAAGCGTGTAGGGCAGCGTATTGCAAAGGCAGCACAGTTGTGGCTCGATGCCAATGGCTATAAGGGCTATCTGGACGACTATCGCTGGGAGTATAACTTGGTGCAGGACAAGCAGGTGAACGCTTGGTGTATGCCTGGGGGTAAGATTGTGGTATACACGGGGATATTGCCTATCACACAAACTGAAGCAGGCTTGGCGGTGGTAATGGGGCACGAGGTAGCTCACGCCCTTGCCGACCACGGGGCGCAGCGTATGAGTGCAAGCACCTTGCAGCAGATAGGGTTGCTGGCAGGGAGTGTCGCTTTGCAAAGCTCAAAATACGCTTCGCTGACCAATGAGTTTGGCTTGGCTTACGGGCTGGCTACACAAGTGGGGGTGATGTTGCCTTTTAGCCGTTCGAATGAGACAGAGGCTGATGCTATTGGTATTCAGATTATGGCCATTGCGGGTTACGACCCTGCTGAGGCTCCCGAACTTTGGAAGCGTATGAGTGCACAGAGTGGCGGAGGCTCAGGTTCGGCATTGCTCAGCACACACCCTACCAATGAGTCGCGCATCAGGAACTTGACGGCTTTGGTGCCTAAGGCAAGGGCTGAGGCAGCTAAGTTTGGCGTAACGAGTTTTCAATAA